AGCGGCCAAACTGCTGGCCGAGTGGCTCAAGTCGCGCGGCATGGGCGCGCAGATGATGCCCATTCGCGGTTTGCGCGAAGGGGATATCCACTCCTTTGACCAAGCCATGTCCCACTTCACCCGCTGGTGTGGCGAAACCCTCTCCAACTATAAAATTTACGAATTTCACATCCTGTTCAATCCGGTGGGCGGTTCACGCATTCTGGTGGGTCTGCTGCAGACCCTGGCGCCGTTCTACGCCGATGAGTCGGTCTATCTGCTGGAGCCGGGGGAGCAGTTGGCGCGTCTGCCCATGCCGTCGGTGCAGGCGCGGGGGGAGAAGGCGCTGCGCAAGTGTCTGCACTGCATCCGCCGCTTGGCTGGCGGGTTGGAGGTGCATCCGGAAAAGCGCGCCAGCGTGCCCGAACCCATGCTGCTGATCGATACGGAGAACCAAACCGCGCAATTGTCGTTCTTCGGCGAACTGATGTGGGACCACAACCGTCGCGACATCTATGGCGAGGATCTACTGGAGCCAATCAGTGACCGGATTATTCTGTCGGAGGATTTCCGCGACGGCGCCGCCGATTTGGGGCGCGATCGCACCATTCTGCTCAATGAGCGTCTGGACCAGTTCGCCATCCTCATCGAGCAGGGCGAAGAGAGTATGGACGCCACGCTCAAGAGTTTGATTTCGTTTCAACAGTTGAGCGCCCCAGTGGGCGAATCCACACATCGTTGCCACGGCTGGGCCGATAAGCAGGTGTGGAAGCTGCTGGGGCACTTTGAAGGCAAACGCTATGTCATGGACGCCCTGGTCTCGGAGTAGACGAGAGCCGCGAAGGGGGCGCGCCATGGGGAGAGAGGATCATGCACGGAGCCAATGATAGCGCCTTTATCGTCTGTGTGAATCTGCGCGGCGCCCATCGCCAAACCTGTGGTTCGGTGGGCGGCGAAGCGGTGGCCCAGGCGCTGCAGGATGAGATGGCCGAACGCGGCGTCAATTTCGAAATCCGCAAATTCCGTTGCCTGGGACGCGACTGCTCCTTAGGTCCCAATGTGCGCCTGGCGCCCAGCGGTGATGTGGCCCACGGCGTTGACCCGCAGAATGTCGGTGGGTTGGTGGACCAACTCCTGCAGCAGCAGAAGGAATCCGGCGCCGATCCGGAAGTTTATGTGGGTATCTGTCCGGTGGAGTGACCCCCTGCGTTTTTGCGCATAAGCGTGCTATTTTCAGTGATGACGTCAAACTTTGACGCCATGTCCGCCACTGAAACCATCCACGCCCCGTCAACCGACGGGCGTTTTGCGCGCGGGGAGCATTTCCATGAAACGGATTTTCAACGCCCTTTTTATCCTGGTGATTCTGGTGATCGCCGCACTGGTGATCATCCCCCTGGTCATTGATCCCAACGACTACCGCAATGAGATCGCCAAGCTGGCCAAGGAGCAGACCGGCCGCAATGTTCAACTCAACGGTCCGCTGGAGCTCTCCCTGTTCCCCTGGGTGGGGGTGACCCTCAACGACGTGATTCTGGAAAACGCGCCGGGGTTTGGCGAAAAGCCCATGGTGTCCCTCAAACGCGCCGATGTGCGGGTGAAGCTGATTCCGCTGCTCTCCAAACAGGTGCAGGTGGCGCGGGTGGAGGTGGATGGCCTGCGCGCCTATCTGGCGCAGAGCGCCGATGGCGGCAATAACTGGGCGGATCTGGCCAAAGGCGGCGCGGCGGACGATAACAAATCCTCCGCCAGCAAATCGAGCAATAGCAGCGACGCTGAGGCCAACCCTCTGGCGGCGTTGGCGGGTCTGAGCATCGGCGGCATTGCCCTCAACGATGCGCAAGTGACCTTCGACGACGCCGTGGCCGGGCAGCGTATCGAGGTGACGCAACTCAATCTCACCACCGATTCGGTCACCCTGGGTCAACCGGTGGAGGCCGAACTCAAAGCCCGCGTGGTGACCATGGCGCTGGCCAATGGCGTGGCCGCCACCGCGCAGGATGACGTGACGCTGGACTTTCGCGGCGCTATCCAACCCGATCTGAACATGCGCTGGGTGGCGTTGAACAACGCCAACATCAGCGCCAATGGCTCCGCCCAACAGATGCCGTTTGCCCGCTTTGGCGTGGAGACGGCCCTGGACGGGCTGCGCTATGAGATCGTCGAGCGGCGTCTGGCCATTGAGAAGCGCAGCGCCACCGTCACCCTGGCGGAGCCGCGCACAGGGGAGCTGCCGCAGTCGGTCAAACTGACGGCGGACGGTCCCCTGGAGATGGTGCTGGACACCGCACAATACCTGCCGCGCGGAACGCTGAAAAATCAGAAGATTCATCTCAGCGTCAACAATGGCGCCACGCCCAATCCGGTGCAGAGCGCCGAGATCTCCTTGAGCGGCGATGTGTCGCTGGATCTGCCCGCAGGCAAGATCACGCTGCCTCAGGCCGATCTCTCCCTGAGTTCACAACTGCGTGAGCAACCGGCGCGCGCCGCCGCCGTCACCTGGCGCGGCGGGGTGGCGGTGGACCTCAACGCCATGCGTCTGACGGGCCGCGCCGAGCCGCTCAAAATCAGCGCCACCGGCGCCCCGGACGCCCCTTTTGGTCAGTTGGAGGCGACCCACGCCGGTCCGTTTGAGGTGGATCTGAACGGCCCCAGCTTCGACCTCAAAGGGTTGGATATCGCCATTGGCGTCTCCGGCGGGGCTCTGCCTATGGCGCGTCTGGACGCCAAGCTGCAAGGCGACCTCTCCGCCGACCTCAAAGCCGGGAAAATCAACGCGCCGAAAATGGCGCTACAAGCCAGCGGCAACGGCGGCGCCCTGCCCACCGAGAAGGTGGCCATCTTCCTGACCGCGCCGTTTGCCTTTGATCTGAACCGCCAGCGCATCGACCTGCCGGGCGTCGAATTGAAGGTCATTGGCGCTGGCAGCGAAACCGCGCAGACGCAGCTCAAGAGCCTGAACCTGACGCTCAACTCTCCGGCGGTGGTGACCCTGGGCGAAAAGGGCGCGCTGGCGCAATTGACCAACGCCAAACTGGACGTCAAAGCTGATGGCGGCGTCAACGGTCCGTTCCAAACCTTGGAAACGGCCTATCAAGGACGACTGGAGTTCGACGCCGCACGCAGTCTGCTCACGCTGCACAGACCCAGCCTCAGCGGCAAAATGACCGGCGCAAGCGCGCCGGGCGGTCGCGCCGATTGGCTGTTTAACGCCGCCTCACTGCAGTACGACCCCACTGCGGGCAACCTGCGGATGACGGACTTCTCCCTCACCGCGCTGGAGAAACTCCTCAATGTGAGCGGCTCAGTGCAGGCCAGCAGCCTGACCACACAGCCGCAATTGAGCGGCGACATCGCCCTGGCCAACACCCATGTGCGCAAACTCATGACGCGCCTGGAGCAGCCGATTCCGCTCACCGCCGATCCTAAAACCCTACAGAGTCTGACCCTCAAAACGCGCTTTAACGCCAGCGCACAAGCGTTCGCCCTGAGCGGCATGGACGTCACCCTGGACCAGACCCGCATCCGTGGCGCGATGTCGGCGCCGCGCTTTGACAAACCTTCAGCGCACTATGATCTGATTGTCGATTCCATCGATCTGGATCGCTATCTGCCGCCGCAGCAGAAGGGCAAAGGGGATAAGAAAGCCGCAACCAAGCCCGCCGCCAAACCGACTGAACCCGCCCAGAAAGAGGAGGATCCGTTCCTGGCGCTGCGGGAGCTGGATCTGGATGGCAAGCTGCAAGTGGGCCGCATGACGGTGAACAAAATGGACGCCCGTGATGTGATGATGCACGTGGTCTCCAAAAACGGCGTGTTGGAGGTCAAACCCCTCAGCGCCAAAATCTATGGCGGCGCCATCAACGCCAGCGCCTCTATCGACGCCCGCACCGACACCCCGCTGATGCGGGTGGAGAACCGCATGGACAATGTGGACATCGGCGCGCTGCTGCGCGGGCAGGCGGAAGTGGACCGCATCGATGGTCGTGGCGACATTCATCTGAAGCTCACCAGCCAGGGCAAGGAGGAGGCGCAGATCAAGCGACACCTCAACGGCGAGATGACCCTCACCGCCCGCGATGGCCGCATCAAAGGGCTGGACGTGCTGCGACAGATCTATCAGGCGATTCGCATCGCCATGGGCAAACAGGCCAAACCGGTGGGCGATGACACCGCTTTCGAACACTTCAGCACCACCGCCAAGATCGTCAACGGGGTGATGACCCATGACGATCTGCGCATGAAAGCCAAAGAGCTGCGCGCCACCGGCTCCGGCCAGGTGGATCTGGCCGCCGAAACGCTGGATTATCGTCTCACCGCGCAAGTGCTGCGCACCGATGACGGTCTGCAGATGGAGAGTGGCGAAACCGAGATCGCCGTGCCGGTGCGTTTCCATGGCCCCTGGAGCAACCCCAAAACCGAGGTGGACGCTGGCGCGCTGGTGCAGACGGTGCTGAAAACTCGTCTGGGCAACAAGCTGCGCGAAAAGCTGCAGGATAAGCTCAAGCCCAAGCAGCAGGAGAAGCTCAACGCCATTCAAAACGCCCTGCCGCCTGATGTGCAGGATGTGTTGAAAAACCTGCCGATCCCGCTGTTCGGCAACTAAACCGACCCAAGCCCGCGCTGAGCAGTTGGCGCGGGCTTTTTTGTATCTGAAATGCGCGGTCCCGCAGAGTGGATGCAAGGTGTGTCGTTTCTCATCGTCACTGTGAAATTCAGTGACTTTCCGATGTGTTATCCAACGCCTGAATTGATTCTGCGACGCATTTCGGGCACTATGCGGGGCGTTTTTACACAATCCCAGCGTCCCGGCGGCAGAGAATGATCGCCCGGGCGATTGCCCCACTCTTTATCAAGGACTGCAAAGATGACCGAACATGTGACCGTGAAAGTGCATTCGGAAGAGAGTTACTTCATTCAAGAAGAGATGGATCAGATTAAAAAGCTGCGCCAAAACTCCGAAAAATTGGCCACTGACGCCTATAAGAACGAGCATGAACTACACTGCTTCCGCTGCGGTACCCCGTCGCTGGTGGAGATCGAGCGCGGCGATATCACCGTTGATGTGTGCATCAACGAAGGCTGCGGCGCCATTCACCTGGATCCGGGCGAGTTGGATCAGATCGTCTCCAACGAAGCGGCGGTGAAGAAGATGCGCACCCAGTTGTTCAACATCTTCAAGAAGTAATCTGCGGCAAGGGGTGTCATACCCCATACCTGGATAGACAACGCTGAAACACAAACCGGGGGGTCCATCAACGGCATGGAATCCCCGGTTTGCGTCTGCACACACTTTTCTCTTGACCCCCGTGGACCGATCCGTCTATTGTCGAAATCACACTTTGTACGGACCAGTCTGTTTTGATGAGGCGGCGCGTGACCACCACTGCTGATGATGCGGGCAAACGCTTCTCGCCCAAGGCGATCATCACCCGCGAGAAGATTCTGGCTGCGGCCATGGATCTGTTCTATGTGAACGGCTATCACGCCACCGGGGTGGATCGCATCATCGCCCACGCCCATGTGAGCAAGGGTAATTTCTTTCACCATTTCAGCAACAAGGCCGAGTTGGCCATTGCGGTGCTGGATTGGTACAAGGAGCGGGCGATTCGCGAACTGGGCATTCGCATGCCCCATGAGACCGATACCCCTGCCGTGGAGTTGATGAATCTGCTCCGTGGCATGGCGCGACGCAGCGCCAACTATGGCGGCGAATGCGATATTCGCGGCTGCATTTTCGGCAACTTCGCACTGGAGCTGAGTGTGGAGAACGAGGAGATCCGGCGCCGCATTCAGGCTGCGTTTGACGATTTCCGCAGCTTGATCCGGGGCTATCTGGATCGCGCGGTCCAGTTGGGCGCACTGCGCAATGACTGGGATCTGGAAGTCACTTCCACGGTGATTCTCAGTCTGGTGGAGGGGGCGTTGCTACTGGACAAAACGGCGCAGCGTCCGCGGGATGTGTTGACGGTGCTGGATTACATCGAAGGGATGTTGCGGGATCACGCAGCGCCCACGGCGTAATCGGCGCTTTTCCGGGGCTGAGGCAGAGGCGGGGTGACCCGCCACTCTTTTGACCCTGATTATAAACGGGTCAGTCTGTCCAATTATATAAACGGACTGGTCTGTAGATATCAATTGAGAGGATAGACGATGGATGCGCAAACGGTGATGCAGCAGTCGATTCACAACGGTCAGAGCAGTGCGCCGCTGGACGCGAAGATGCAGTCTTGGGTGCAGGAGGAGTTGCGCAAGCAGGTGGGCGAACAGATGGGGGCGTTAAGCGAGCAGGTAACGCAGCGCCTGGACAAGCTGGAGAAGCGTCTGCCGCAGGACAAGGTGGCGATTGTGGTGTTCTCCGATGACATGGATCGGGCGTTGGCGGCGTTTGTGTTGGCCAATGGCGCGCTGGCCATGGGCATGGAGGTCTCCATGTTCTTCACCTTTTGGGGTTTGAGCGCCATCAAACGCACCACGCACCTGAAGGGCAAGGCGTTCAAGCAGAAGATGCTGGCGTTGATGACACCCAAGCGCAGCGAGGAGTTGGGCCTGTCCAAGATGAACATGCTGGGGATGGGTCCGGCGATGATGAAGTCGATGATGAAGCAGAAGAATGTGGCGTCTTTGGAGGAGCTGCGGGAGATCGCCCAGGAGATGGGCACGCAGTTTATTGGCTGCACCATGGCGATGGACCTGATGGGTGTGGACGCGGATGAGTTGGTGGAGGGTGTGGAGTTGGGCGGAGTGGCGGCGTTCATGGAGCAGGCGTTAAACGCGAGAACAGCGCTATTTCTCTAGGCCACCGGCACAAAGCAAAAGTGTGTGCGGAAAAGAGGTGGCGCCCAGGGTGACTATGGGCCTCCGGCTGGCCGGAGGCGGGGTCTGGGGCCTGTGGCCCCAGCGGGTCCAGGGCGGCGCCCTGGCGGGGTTTGGGGCAGCGCCCCAATATCTTTGATCTTAAGGCCGTTTCCCCACTAACCAAAATTCGAGCCAGTAAGAGGCGGCAAGAGAAGCGCAGGAGTAGGAGCCAACAAGGAGGCCGTTGGGGAAACGGCAGTGAGCGGTATGTCGGCGCAGCCGACAGGAGCGAATGCAGTAGAAGTCCGATTCAGCACAAAAGCGTATGTCGGTAATAATACAACAGGAGAGAAAACATGGAATTCCAACAGGATTTGGACGCCCGGGGCATGGCGTGTCCGATGCCGATTGTGAAGACCCGCAAACTGCTCAAAGGGATGAACGATGGCGAGGTGCTGCGGGTAACGGCCACCGATCCAGGCTCGGCGCAGGATATGCGGGCGTTCTGCGAGCAGACGGGCACGGAGATGATGTCGGCCACGGAGGAGGGGGGCGAATATCGCTTCCTGCTGCGTAAGCATTGAGAGAAGCTGGGTGCTGGCGTCATTGGACGTCATGAAAGCGCAGGCGTTCAGAGATCTGAAGGGTTTACCTTACAGACAAAAGGGCCTCCAGCGGAGGCCCTTTCTCTTTGAATAGGCGGCGCGTCAGGACAGCGATCTAAAGCGCGATTATAGGCGTCCTGCTGGGGATTTCCTGTGGATTTCCTCGGAATGGCGTTCTCCTCAATATTTGTTTGAGGAACTGAACTCTTATACGAATTTTGATCAGTTGCGTCAGATACTTCACTCTCTGGCGGCAAACCGCGCATTTCGCGCTGGAACGGCAATAGCGCCGGTTTTGGAAACAATCCTCTCTGTGACGCCGGGCTCTGCATGGGCACAGGCTGCTGCTGAAGCTGTGACGTTGCAACAGCTTGCGTGGGCGGCGCCCAAATCGATCCCGCGCCTGGAGCTTGTTGACCCAGCGCAGGCATTACAACCGACGCCGGGTCCACACCCTGCGCCGCTGCGGATTGAAACGGCAATCCCGTTTGATCATGAGCTGGGGAAGCACTCGACAAACCAGCGAATGGCTGCGGTGCGGGCGGCGCGGCGTCAGCCTGGGACGTCGAAATGGGCTGCGCCGTTGGTGCGGCGGGTTCGCCTACGCGTTCGGTATCGCCAAAGCGTTCATAATAGTGGGGCGTCAAATCGTGTTCCGGCCCCTGGCTGGGATGCACCCCCATCTTCATGGCGACTTGGTTCATCATGCCGCTGATGGATTGCTGTAACGACTGGGGTTGCGCCTCCTGCGGCGCCTCAACTTGGGCGTGTTGTTGCGCCACCAGCGCTTCATTCTCCGAGCGGGGACGCCACATGCCGTCGGGGCCACGGGTCATCTCTTCCTGCGGGTTTTGCCAAGTGGGTCGATTCCAGAATTCACTCATGACATGCCTCATTGTGTGGAGAGTTCTTCTGTATAGAAACAAGAAAAAGGATTCATCAAGCCGGATGCGTGGAAATCTTCTCCGGGATGCAGTTCATGACGGGCATAGCATCATGTGACCACGCAGATATCAATTGATATGATATTACTGTGCGCGTAGGGCGCATGCACTCGTCCATCGTGACGAAAATGAAAACACTCTTATATTTTATTATCCAGATTGAAATCCTGCGCAAAGCTGCGTAGCCTATGTGCAATATGCTGTTGAAATAATCAAAAATCGCCGATTCCAGAGTCTGCACCCCCTCTCGCAGCGTCTGCATGGAGTCGACGGCGCCGAAGTCCATCCGGGCTGCGGCGGTATTGTGCGCACCGAAATCGGCGCGCATACGCGGCCTGTTTGCCAGCGCCGCGCGCCAATTGAGAGGGGACACGGATGGGCCACGCCCAACCCGATTTGAGCAGACGCCAACTGCTGCGCGGCGCCATTACCCGGCCTGCGACGTCCGCCATTCGCCCGCCCTGGGCGCTGGATGAATCCGCCTTTCTCACCACCTGCACCCGCTGTGACGACTGCATCGCAGTGTGCCACGCCAAAATCATCCGGCGCGGCGACGGCGGCTACCCTGAAATCTCCTTCAAACGCGCCGGATGCGACTTCTGCGGCGACTGCTTGATCGCCTGCAAACCCGCCGCGCTGTGGCGCGATCCCAATCAGCCGGAAAACGCATTGCCGTGGTCGCTACAGATCACCATTGCGCCGCAGTGCCTACCGCTGAACGGCGTGGTGTGCCGTTCCTGCGGCGAAGCGTGTGAACCGCGCGCCATTCACTTCAAATTGTCCATCGGCGGACGCGCCGAGCCCCGGCTTGATGCAGATCAATGCACCGGCTGTGGCGAATGCTTTAGCGTCTGTCCTATCCATGCCATTTCCATCCAACCGGCTTCGCCCCCAACCGAGGAGTGCGCGTCGTGATGAGTCTGTCCCCCATTGAGTCGACGCAGGCGGAACAGAGCGCGTCCGCAGACCAGTCGATGAACATCTGCGGCGTACTGGTGCACGCGCGTCTGGACGCGGTGGAAACGGTCAAAACCGCCTTTGCCTATCTTGATGGCGTGGAGATCCACGCCGGTGAGGAGAGCGGCAAATTGGTGGTCACCGTGGAGGATCCCGATTATCGGCGCTGTATCGATACGGTGTCGGAACTGGCCTACGTGGAGGGCGTTCTCTCCACCGCGCTGGTCTATCAGCACATGGAAAACGACGAAGACGCTACCGAGGAGGAGTCGGCATCATGAAATTGTCACGCCGCCATTTCATCAAGGCCAACGCCATTGCCGCCACCGCGGCGGCGGCGGGGGTGACCATCCCCGACGCCATCAAGGAGGCCGCCGCCCAAGGCAGCGAGGCGATTCGCTGGGACAAAGCCGCCTGCCGCTTCTGCGGCACCGGCTGCTCGGTGCTCATCGGCGCCAAGGATGGCCGCGTGGTGGCCACTCAGGGCGACCCCGACGCCCCGGTCAATCGCGGTTTGAACTGCATCAAAGGCTACTTCCTCTCCAAGATCCTCTACGGCAAGGATCGCCTGCAGCAGCCGCTGCTGCGCAAGAAGAACGGCAAGTTCGACAAAGAGGGCGACTTCGAGCCGGTGAGCTGGGACGAAGCCTTCGACATCATGGCGGAAAAGTGGAAAGAGTCCATCGCCAAGGATCTGAAGAACAACGCCGGCAAACCGCCTGAAGAGGTGGTGTCATCGGTGGGCATGTTCGGCTCCGGTCAGTGGACGGTGTGGGAGGGCTACGCCGCCTCCAAGCTCTTTAAGGCAGGCTTCCGCTCCAACAATATCGACCCCAATGCGCGCCACTGCATGGCTTCCGCCGTGGCCGGGTTCATCCGCACCTTCGGCGCCGACGAGCCCATGGGTTGCTATGACGACCTGGAGCACGCCGACGCCTTTGTGCTGTGGGGCTCCAACATGGCGGAGATGCACCCCATCCTGTGGACCCGCCTCACCGACCGCCGTTTGAGTTCGCCCCATGTGAAGGTGGCGGTGCTCTCCACCTATGAGCATCGCAGCTTCGAGCTGGCCGATATCGGCATGGTGTTCAAGCCGCAGACCGACTTGGCGATTCTCAACTTCATCGCCAACTACATCATCGAAAACGGCGCGGTGAACAAAGAGTTCGTCGACAAGCACGTCAACTTCCGTGCGGGCAATGAGGATATCGGCTACGGCCTGCGCCCCACCGATCCGCGCGAGCAGAAGGCCAAGAACGCCAAGAAGGCGGGCGGCTCCAAAGCCATCGATTTCAAAGCCTTCGCCGAATACGTCAAGCCCTATACCGTGGACAAGGCCCACGAGCTCTCCGGCGTGCCCAAGAAGGATCTGTTGGAGTTGGCCAAGCTCTACGCCGACCCCAAGCGTAAGGTCACCTCCTACTGGACCATGGGCTTCAACCAGCACACCCGGGGCACCTGGGCGAATAATCTGGTCTATAACATCCACCTGCTCACCGGTAAGATCTCCGAGCCGGGCAATGGGCCATTCTCGCTTACCGGTCAGCCCTCCGCCTGCGGCACCGCGCGGGAAGTGGGCACCTTCGCCCACCGTCTGCCCGCCGATCTGGTGGTGGCCAAAAAGCCCCATCGCGACTTCTCCGAACAGGTGTGGAAGCTCCCCAGCGGCGTGCTGCCCGGCAAGGTGGGCTATCACGCCGTGTTGCAGAGCCGCATGCTCAAGGATGGCAAGCTCAACTGCTACTGGGTGATGTGCAACAACCAGATGCAGGCCGGTCCCAACATCAATGAGGAGATCTATCCCGGTTGGCGCAACCCGGCCAACTTCGTGGTGGTTTCCGACCCCTATCCCACCGTCTCGGCCATGGCCGCCGACCTGATTCTGCCCACCGCCATGTGGGTGGAGAAGGAGGGCGCCTACGGCAACGCCGAGCGGCGCACCCAGTTCTGGCGTCAGCAGGTGAGCGCGCCGGGCGAAGCCAAATCCGACCTGTGGCAGTTGATGGAGTTCTCCAAACGCTTTGTGGTCGATGAGGTGTGGCCCGCCGAGATTCTCGAAGCCAACCCCAGCTATCGCGGCAAGAGCCTGTTTGAAGTGCTCTACGCCAACGGCCAGGTGGACAAATTCCCCAAACAGGAGGTCAGCGACAGTCGCGGCAACGTCTATCGCAACGACGAGATGGCCCACTTCGGCTTCTACCCGCAAAAGGGTCTGTTCGAGGAGTACCGCATCTTCGGCACGAAGGGGCCCAAGATCGGCCATGATCTGGGCGAATTCGACGCCTACCACGCCGCCCGCGGTCTACGCTGGCCGGTGGTGGATGGCAAAGAGACCCTGTGGCGCTATCGCGAGGGCTTCGATCCTTTCATCAAGAAGGGCGAGGGGCTGCGCTTCTACGGCAAGCCCGACGGCAAGGCGGTGATCTTCGCATTGCCGTATGAGCCGCCCGCCGAGTCGCCGGACAAGGATTTCGACCTCTGGCTCTCCACCGGTCGCGTGTTGGAGCACTGGCACTCCGGCTCCATGACCCGTCGCGTGCCCGAGCTCTATCGCGCCGTGCCCGACGCGCTGGTCTACATGCATCCCGACG
Above is a window of Magnetofaba australis IT-1 DNA encoding:
- a CDS encoding (2Fe-2S) ferredoxin domain-containing protein — encoded protein: MHGANDSAFIVCVNLRGAHRQTCGSVGGEAVAQALQDEMAERGVNFEIRKFRCLGRDCSLGPNVRLAPSGDVAHGVDPQNVGGLVDQLLQQQKESGADPEVYVGICPVE
- a CDS encoding AsmA family protein, coding for MKRIFNALFILVILVIAALVIIPLVIDPNDYRNEIAKLAKEQTGRNVQLNGPLELSLFPWVGVTLNDVILENAPGFGEKPMVSLKRADVRVKLIPLLSKQVQVARVEVDGLRAYLAQSADGGNNWADLAKGGAADDNKSSASKSSNSSDAEANPLAALAGLSIGGIALNDAQVTFDDAVAGQRIEVTQLNLTTDSVTLGQPVEAELKARVVTMALANGVAATAQDDVTLDFRGAIQPDLNMRWVALNNANISANGSAQQMPFARFGVETALDGLRYEIVERRLAIEKRSATVTLAEPRTGELPQSVKLTADGPLEMVLDTAQYLPRGTLKNQKIHLSVNNGATPNPVQSAEISLSGDVSLDLPAGKITLPQADLSLSSQLREQPARAAAVTWRGGVAVDLNAMRLTGRAEPLKISATGAPDAPFGQLEATHAGPFEVDLNGPSFDLKGLDIAIGVSGGALPMARLDAKLQGDLSADLKAGKINAPKMALQASGNGGALPTEKVAIFLTAPFAFDLNRQRIDLPGVELKVIGAGSETAQTQLKSLNLTLNSPAVVTLGEKGALAQLTNAKLDVKADGGVNGPFQTLETAYQGRLEFDAARSLLTLHRPSLSGKMTGASAPGGRADWLFNAASLQYDPTAGNLRMTDFSLTALEKLLNVSGSVQASSLTTQPQLSGDIALANTHVRKLMTRLEQPIPLTADPKTLQSLTLKTRFNASAQAFALSGMDVTLDQTRIRGAMSAPRFDKPSAHYDLIVDSIDLDRYLPPQQKGKGDKKAATKPAAKPTEPAQKEEDPFLALRELDLDGKLQVGRMTVNKMDARDVMMHVVSKNGVLEVKPLSAKIYGGAINASASIDARTDTPLMRVENRMDNVDIGALLRGQAEVDRIDGRGDIHLKLTSQGKEEAQIKRHLNGEMTLTARDGRIKGLDVLRQIYQAIRIAMGKQAKPVGDDTAFEHFSTTAKIVNGVMTHDDLRMKAKELRATGSGQVDLAAETLDYRLTAQVLRTDDGLQMESGETEIAVPVRFHGPWSNPKTEVDAGALVQTVLKTRLGNKLREKLQDKLKPKQQEKLNAIQNALPPDVQDVLKNLPIPLFGN
- a CDS encoding zf-TFIIB domain-containing protein, with the protein product MTEHVTVKVHSEESYFIQEEMDQIKKLRQNSEKLATDAYKNEHELHCFRCGTPSLVEIERGDITVDVCINEGCGAIHLDPGELDQIVSNEAAVKKMRTQLFNIFKK
- a CDS encoding TetR/AcrR family transcriptional regulator; the protein is MTTTADDAGKRFSPKAIITREKILAAAMDLFYVNGYHATGVDRIIAHAHVSKGNFFHHFSNKAELAIAVLDWYKERAIRELGIRMPHETDTPAVELMNLLRGMARRSANYGGECDIRGCIFGNFALELSVENEEIRRRIQAAFDDFRSLIRGYLDRAVQLGALRNDWDLEVTSTVILSLVEGALLLDKTAQRPRDVLTVLDYIEGMLRDHAAPTA
- a CDS encoding DsrE/DsrF/DrsH-like family protein; the encoded protein is MDAQTVMQQSIHNGQSSAPLDAKMQSWVQEELRKQVGEQMGALSEQVTQRLDKLEKRLPQDKVAIVVFSDDMDRALAAFVLANGALAMGMEVSMFFTFWGLSAIKRTTHLKGKAFKQKMLALMTPKRSEELGLSKMNMLGMGPAMMKSMMKQKNVASLEELREIAQEMGTQFIGCTMAMDLMGVDADELVEGVELGGVAAFMEQALNARTALFL
- a CDS encoding sulfurtransferase TusA family protein, with the translated sequence MEFQQDLDARGMACPMPIVKTRKLLKGMNDGEVLRVTATDPGSAQDMRAFCEQTGTEMMSATEEGGEYRFLLRKH
- the napF gene encoding ferredoxin-type protein NapF; this translates as MGHAQPDLSRRQLLRGAITRPATSAIRPPWALDESAFLTTCTRCDDCIAVCHAKIIRRGDGGYPEISFKRAGCDFCGDCLIACKPAALWRDPNQPENALPWSLQITIAPQCLPLNGVVCRSCGEACEPRAIHFKLSIGGRAEPRLDADQCTGCGECFSVCPIHAISIQPASPPTEECAS
- a CDS encoding chaperone NapD, whose amino-acid sequence is MSLSPIESTQAEQSASADQSMNICGVLVHARLDAVETVKTAFAYLDGVEIHAGEESGKLVVTVEDPDYRRCIDTVSELAYVEGVLSTALVYQHMENDEDATEEESAS
- the napA gene encoding nitrate reductase catalytic subunit NapA encodes the protein MKLSRRHFIKANAIAATAAAAGVTIPDAIKEAAAQGSEAIRWDKAACRFCGTGCSVLIGAKDGRVVATQGDPDAPVNRGLNCIKGYFLSKILYGKDRLQQPLLRKKNGKFDKEGDFEPVSWDEAFDIMAEKWKESIAKDLKNNAGKPPEEVVSSVGMFGSGQWTVWEGYAASKLFKAGFRSNNIDPNARHCMASAVAGFIRTFGADEPMGCYDDLEHADAFVLWGSNMAEMHPILWTRLTDRRLSSPHVKVAVLSTYEHRSFELADIGMVFKPQTDLAILNFIANYIIENGAVNKEFVDKHVNFRAGNEDIGYGLRPTDPREQKAKNAKKAGGSKAIDFKAFAEYVKPYTVDKAHELSGVPKKDLLELAKLYADPKRKVTSYWTMGFNQHTRGTWANNLVYNIHLLTGKISEPGNGPFSLTGQPSACGTAREVGTFAHRLPADLVVAKKPHRDFSEQVWKLPSGVLPGKVGYHAVLQSRMLKDGKLNCYWVMCNNQMQAGPNINEEIYPGWRNPANFVVVSDPYPTVSAMAADLILPTAMWVEKEGAYGNAERRTQFWRQQVSAPGEAKSDLWQLMEFSKRFVVDEVWPAEILEANPSYRGKSLFEVLYANGQVDKFPKQEVSDSRGNVYRNDEMAHFGFYPQKGLFEEYRIFGTKGPKIGHDLGEFDAYHAARGLRWPVVDGKETLWRYREGFDPFIKKGEGLRFYGKPDGKAVIFALPYEPPAESPDKDFDLWLSTGRVLEHWHSGSMTRRVPELYRAVPDALVYMHPDDAKKRGLRRGQMARVSSRRGELTARIETKGRNRPPEGLIFIPWFDAGRLVNKLTLDATCPISKETDFKKCAVKVEKA